From a region of the Castanea sativa cultivar Marrone di Chiusa Pesio chromosome 10, ASM4071231v1 genome:
- the LOC142614057 gene encoding transcription factor EGL1 → MEERVPANLKRQLALAVRSIQWSYAIFWSISARQPGVLKWGDGYYNGDIKTRKTIQAMELNADQLGLQRSEQLRELYESLSAGEASPQARRPSVALSPEDLSDTEWYYLVCMSFMFDIGQGLPGRTLAKGQSIWLCNAHFADSKVFSRSLLAKSASIQTVVCFPFLGGVIELGVTELVLEDPGFIQHIKTSFLETPYPIVSKKFVAAGNTRNNKNVACAVFDQDILDNKLIHLGCEELDIISPNNSSNGFETNLPAEDSFMVEGKNGGTSQVQSWQFMDDEFSNCVHHSMNSSDCISQTFVDHEKAVSAPKGELLNNHCLQDLQECNHKKMNSLDLLSDDAHYQSVLSSLLKTSDQLILGPQFRNCHQETSFVSWNKGGLAHCQNPVGGTPQKLLKKALFEVPRMYVGDLPQSPEDNGYKDGAWRPEADEIGMNHALAERRQREKLNERFLILRSMVPSILKDDKVTILDTAIEYLKELERRVGDLESCKELTEVEAKTKLKPQDTVERTSDNYGNNKSNNSKKPPINKRKACDIDQMETEINYAASNDGSTDNVIVSMTNKTVLIEMRCPGREGVLLEIMDAVSKLQLDCHSVQSSTIEGIISLTIKSRFKGSAVASAGTIKQALQRFTLRC, encoded by the exons ATGGAGGAAAGAGTGCCAGCAAACTTAAAGAGACAACTTGCTCTAGCTGTGAGAAGCATTCAGTGGAGCTACGCAATCTTCTGGTCCATTTCAGCTAGACAACCAGG GGTCTTGAAGTGGGGTGATGGATACTACAACGGAGATATTAAGACAAGAAAAACAATTCAAGCCATGGAACTTAATGCTGATCAACTGGGTTTGCAGAGGAGTGAGCAATTGAGAGAACTTTATGAGTCCCTCTCAGCTGGTGAAGCCAGTCCACAAGCTAGAAGGCCTTCAGTGGCATTATCCCCTGAAGATCTCAGTGATACAGAGTGGTATTACTTGGTTTGCATGTCATTTATGTTCGACATTGGACAAGG GTTGCCTGGAAGAACATTAGCAAAAGGTCAATCAATATGGCTATGCAATGCCCATTTTGCAGATAGTAAGGTTTTCAGTCGTTCTCTGCTGGCAAAG AGTGCATCTATTCAG ACTGTAGTATGCTTTCCATTTTTGGGAGGTGTGATCGAACTGGGCGTGACTGAGCTG gttCTGGAGGACCCTGGTTtcattcaacacattaaaacTTCTTTCTTGGAGACTCCATATCCCATAGTTTCCAAGAAATTTGTGGCTGCAGGAAACACAAGGAATAACAAAAATGTTGCTTGTGCTGTATTTGATCAGGATATTCTAGACAACAAATTAATTCATTTAGGATGTGAAGAATTAGATATTATTTCCCCCAATAACAGTTCAAACGGGTTTGAAACCAATCTACCAGCAGAGGATTCATTTATGGTTGAAGGGAAGAATGGGGGAACTTCTCAAGTACAAAGCTGGCAGTTCATGGATGATGAGTTCAGTAATTGTGTCCATCATTCCATGAATTCTAGTGACTGTATATCTCAAACTTTTGTAGATCATGAAAAGGCTGTCTCTGCTCCTAAGGGTGAACTGCTGAACAACCATTGTTTGCAAGACCTTCAAGAGTGCAATCACAAAAAAATGAACTCACTGGATCTTCTAAGCGATGATGCACACTATCAGAGTGTTCTTTCATCCCTTTTGAAGACTTCAGACCAGCTGATACTTGGACCACAATTTCGAAATTGTCATCAAGAAACCAGTTTTGTCAGTTGGAATAAAGGAGGTTTAGCACATTGCCAGAACCCAGTAGGTGGAACCCCGCAAAAACTATTGAAGAAGGCTTTGTTTGAAGTTCCTCGGATGTATGTTGGGGACTTGCCTCAGTCTCCAGAAGATAATGGCTACAAAGATGGAGCTTGGAGACCGGAGGCAGATGAAATTGGCATGAACCATGCATTAGCTGAGAGGAggcaaagggaaaaattaaatgaaagatttttaattttaagatcAATGGTCCCTTCAATTCTCAAG GATGACAAAGTAACAATACTTGATACTGCAATAGAATATCTGAAAGAGCTTGAGAGAAGGGTTGGGGATTTGGAATCTTGCAAGGAGTTGACAGAGGTagaagcaaaaacaaaattgaaacccCAAGATACCGTAGAGCGAACATCTGATAACTATGGCAACAACAAAAGTAATAACAGCAAGAAGCCACCGATAAACAAGAGGAAGGCTTGTGACATTGATCAAATGGAGACTGAGATAAATTATGCTGCATCAAATGATGGGTCAACTGATAATGTGATTGTCAGCATGACCAATAAGACGGTTCTAATTGAGATGAGATGTCCAGGGAGGGAGGGAGTGCTGCTAGAGATCATGGATGCAGTAAGCAAACTCCAATTAGATTGTCACTCAGTTCAATCATCCACCATTGAAGGGATTATTTCATTAACTATTAAATCAAGG TTCAAGGGATCAGCTGTTGCATCAGCAGGGACGATCAAACAAGCTCTTCAGAGATTCACTTTGAGGTGTTAA